A window of Cottoperca gobio chromosome 16, fCotGob3.1, whole genome shotgun sequence contains these coding sequences:
- the LOC115020872 gene encoding B-cell receptor CD22-like isoform X1 — translation MESLILIILIIIPGSWSGNWRVTSGDQCALKGSSVVIKCEYDYPLDHMVTAVGWSKTLYVSGKRRRFLLSRLPSPPEHFVYVGDRWSDCSLQINDVQHIDKGAYFFTFETTLNTWTSKASARLSVRELTTVVEPSTVTEGDNVRLTCVSGCPTPINIVWFRDGQRVSNSVFQAGREDAGSYYCAALGQETVRSASVALNVQYLPENISISMDPPHVVEGSSVNLTCSSAANPAAHSYTWYSQGIASSVSSMLQVGSGQVLSLPSVDASHTGLYLCQAANQLGENNSTEVLLVIKRKNPDGLSLLILAGIGLSVLVTLVLTLLLFWLKQRTRAENKQAVYDSRLSGRGLSSLDPSDSVNANIYMLPPSTPSSPPPVTATQDSAPHSQRKSHHEHDDPPAYEDEVTYSTVTITPRNPSLPHHMNNSRVLRDSWSKAGENDDSVIYASVAKSS, via the exons ATGGAGAGTTTGATTCTGATTATTCTGATAATAATACCAG GTTCCTGGAGTGGAAACTGGAGGGTGACCTCCGGAGATCAGTGTGCTTTAAAAGGGTCATCAGTAGTTATTAAGTGCGAGTATGACTATCCTTTAGATCACATGGTCACTGCAGTCGGCTGGTCTAAAACCCTGTATGTATCTGGCAAGCGGAGACGGTTTTTACTCTCACGCCTCCCTTCACCACCAGAACACTTTGTATATGTGGGGGACCGCTGGAGTGACTGCAGTCTGCAGATCAATGATGTACAACACATTGATAAAGGAGCatacttttttacttttgagaCAACACTCAACACATGGACAAGTAAAGCATCTGCTCGTTTGTCCGTAAGAG AGTTGACCACAGTTGTAGAGCCAAGCACTGTAACGGAGGGAGATAATGTccgtctgacctgtgtgtcAGGTTGCCCTACACCTATAAACATTGTGTGGTTCAGAGATGGACAGCGTGTATCTAATTCCGTCTTCCAGGCCGGGAGAGAGGATGCTGGGAGTTACTACTGCGCCGCCCTGGGACAAGAGACGGTTAGATCTGCCTCGGTGGCTCTGAATGTTCAAT ACCTTCCAGAgaacatttcaatttcaatggACCCGCCACATGTTGTTGAGGGCAGCAGTGTGAATCTGACCTGCAGCAGTGCTGCTAACCCTGCAGCACACAGCTACACCTGGTACAGCCAGGGTATTGCTTCCAGTGTCAGCTCCATGCTCCAGGTGGGATCAGGACAGGTGCTGTCTCTCCCTTCTGTAGACGCGTCCCACACTGGACTCTACCTCTGCCAGGCCGCAAACCAACTAGGGGAAAACAACTCAACTGAGGTGCTGCTCGTCATAAAGAGAAAGAATCCTG ACGGCCTGTCCCTCCTAATCTTGGCTGGAATCGGCCTCTCTGTTTTGGTGACGCTTGTGTTGACTCTTCTTTTGTTCTG GCTGAAACAGAGGACCCGtgcagaaaataaa CAGGCTGTGTATGACTCCAGGCTCAGTGGGAGAGGCTTGAGCTCTTTAGATCCATCAGACAGTGTTAACGCCAACATCTACATGTTGCCACCTTCTactccatcttctcctccacctgtcACCGCTACTCAGGACAGCGCTCCTCATTCACAGAGGAAGTCACACCACGAACATGAT gACCCCCCAGCCTATGAAGATGAGGTTACCTACTCAACAGTGACCATTACACCCAGAAACCCCAGTCTTCCACATCACATGAACAACAGCAGAGTGCTGCGTGACTCCTG GTCCAAAGCTGGAGAAAATGACGACTCAGTGATCTACGCTTCGGTGGCTAAATCCAGCTGA
- the LOC115020872 gene encoding B-cell receptor CD22-like isoform X2: protein MESLILIILIIIPGSWSGNWRVTSGDQCALKGSSVVIKCEYDYPLDHMVTAVGWSKTLYVSGKRRRFLLSRLPSPPEHFVYVGDRWSDCSLQINDVQHIDKGAYFFTFETTLNTWTSKASARLSVRELTTVVEPSTVTEGDNVRLTCVSGCPTPINIVWFRDGQRVSNSVFQAGREDAGSYYCAALGQETVRSASVALNVQYLPENISISMDPPHVVEGSSVNLTCSSAANPAAHSYTWYSQGIASSVSSMLQVGSGQVLSLPSVDASHTGLYLCQAANQLGENNSTEVLLVIKRKNPDGLSLLILAGIGLSVLVTLVLTLLLFWLKQRTRAENKAVYDSRLSGRGLSSLDPSDSVNANIYMLPPSTPSSPPPVTATQDSAPHSQRKSHHEHDDPPAYEDEVTYSTVTITPRNPSLPHHMNNSRVLRDSWSKAGENDDSVIYASVAKSS, encoded by the exons ATGGAGAGTTTGATTCTGATTATTCTGATAATAATACCAG GTTCCTGGAGTGGAAACTGGAGGGTGACCTCCGGAGATCAGTGTGCTTTAAAAGGGTCATCAGTAGTTATTAAGTGCGAGTATGACTATCCTTTAGATCACATGGTCACTGCAGTCGGCTGGTCTAAAACCCTGTATGTATCTGGCAAGCGGAGACGGTTTTTACTCTCACGCCTCCCTTCACCACCAGAACACTTTGTATATGTGGGGGACCGCTGGAGTGACTGCAGTCTGCAGATCAATGATGTACAACACATTGATAAAGGAGCatacttttttacttttgagaCAACACTCAACACATGGACAAGTAAAGCATCTGCTCGTTTGTCCGTAAGAG AGTTGACCACAGTTGTAGAGCCAAGCACTGTAACGGAGGGAGATAATGTccgtctgacctgtgtgtcAGGTTGCCCTACACCTATAAACATTGTGTGGTTCAGAGATGGACAGCGTGTATCTAATTCCGTCTTCCAGGCCGGGAGAGAGGATGCTGGGAGTTACTACTGCGCCGCCCTGGGACAAGAGACGGTTAGATCTGCCTCGGTGGCTCTGAATGTTCAAT ACCTTCCAGAgaacatttcaatttcaatggACCCGCCACATGTTGTTGAGGGCAGCAGTGTGAATCTGACCTGCAGCAGTGCTGCTAACCCTGCAGCACACAGCTACACCTGGTACAGCCAGGGTATTGCTTCCAGTGTCAGCTCCATGCTCCAGGTGGGATCAGGACAGGTGCTGTCTCTCCCTTCTGTAGACGCGTCCCACACTGGACTCTACCTCTGCCAGGCCGCAAACCAACTAGGGGAAAACAACTCAACTGAGGTGCTGCTCGTCATAAAGAGAAAGAATCCTG ACGGCCTGTCCCTCCTAATCTTGGCTGGAATCGGCCTCTCTGTTTTGGTGACGCTTGTGTTGACTCTTCTTTTGTTCTG GCTGAAACAGAGGACCCGtgcagaaaataaa GCTGTGTATGACTCCAGGCTCAGTGGGAGAGGCTTGAGCTCTTTAGATCCATCAGACAGTGTTAACGCCAACATCTACATGTTGCCACCTTCTactccatcttctcctccacctgtcACCGCTACTCAGGACAGCGCTCCTCATTCACAGAGGAAGTCACACCACGAACATGAT gACCCCCCAGCCTATGAAGATGAGGTTACCTACTCAACAGTGACCATTACACCCAGAAACCCCAGTCTTCCACATCACATGAACAACAGCAGAGTGCTGCGTGACTCCTG GTCCAAAGCTGGAGAAAATGACGACTCAGTGATCTACGCTTCGGTGGCTAAATCCAGCTGA